CTGGACCTGCTGACCGCCAACTACGGCAGCACCAATGCTAGCTTGCGCCTGAATGATGGCCTGGGCACCTTCAGCCGCAGTTCGGAAGTGCCCGTCGGTGGCAAGGCCAGCAGCGTAGCCTTCGGCGACATCGATGGCAACGGCGCCCTGGACTTCGTGACGACGCACCAAGGCGCCAACACCGCCAGCGTGCGCCTCAACAAGACGACTACCGCCGCCAAGGTGCTGGCGACAACGGCAACGCCCCGGAACCTAGCTGAGCAAGTAGCGCTGTACCCCAACCCGGCCCATGCGTCGGTGCGGTTGCAGCTGCCAGCCGAGCTGGCCCAACAAGCGGTGCAGCTTAGTGTGGTAAATACCCTGGGCCAGGTGGTACTAGAGCAAAAGCTAGCTGCCCGGCAAACGGCATTGGAGCTGAAGCTAGGTCGGCTAGCGCAGGGCGTGTACAACGTGCAGTTACGCACCGCGTCTGGCCTCGTCGTGAAACGCCTTGTGGTTGAATAGACTCTGCGCCAAAAACCCTCACTCATAACTGTAGTACAAAAGTGACCGAAGCCGAAAGCTGGCTTTGGTCACTTTCATGTTTATCTACAACCGCCCCCTATTACTCTAGTCCTCAATCCATTCTCATATGAGTTCGAAGTTTACTTTCTCGCCCCGCTCAGCGTGGGCAAGCGCCCCAGCCCGATTAATCGATGGGGCACTTGCAAGCCTGCTCCTGCTGATGCTAGGTGGCTCAGCCCAGGCCCAAGCGCCCGTCGTCACGAGCCTAGCTCCTACTCGCAATGCGCTAGCAGCCCCACGTACTGCGTCTGTGACGGCCACCTTCAACCAGCCGCTTAGCAACACAGCCAGCACGCAGCAGGCGCTACGCGTGTTCAGCCAACAAGCCGGCGGCAAGAAAGCCGGTACGGCGGCGCTGAGCGGCAACACCCTCACCTTCGATCCGAGCACCGATTTTAAAGCTGGGGAGAAAGTAACGGCTACCATCACGGCGGCCGTGCAAAGCAGCAGCGGCCAGAACCTAGCTTCGGGACACGTATTCCAGTTCACGACGGCTACCGCACCGAGCAGCGCTACTTTTTTCAACCAGCAAGTCAACCTATTGGGTAGCAATATCTCCCCGGTGCTGGGCGACGTGGATGGCGACGGCGACCTCGACGTGGTCGGTGGTTCGGGCGTGCGCCTAAACACAGATGGCCTAGGTACCTTCGGGGACAACCAACCCTTGCCAACCCCGGCCGCCTACGCCCTAGCGCTCGGCGACGTAGATGCCGATGGCGACCTAGATTTGCTGACGGTGAATAACAACGCGGCGGGCACCGTGAGCGTGCGCCTCAACAATGGCAGCGGCACCTTTAGCGGTAGCCAGGAGGTATCGGTGGGGAGCTACCCAGGCAGCGTGGTACTCGGTGACCTCGACGGCGACGGCGACCTGGACCTACTGACGACCAGCAACGCAACGAATAGCACCGGGAGCAGCTCGGTGAGTGTGCGTCTCAACAACGGCAGCGGCGTTTTTAGTGGCAATCAGGAAATTAGCACCAGCAGCCTCGCCCGCACGGCCCTTGGCGACGTCGACGGCGACGGTGACCTCGACTTGGTGTTGGCGCTCTATAACAGCTCCGTGGCGAGCGTGGTGCAGGTGCGCCTCAACGATGGCACCGGCGCGTTTGGCACGGGCCCCACGGCTCCCCTCGAGCCCGCTATTTTTCAGTTGCTGCTGGAAGACATGGACGGCGACGGCGACCTAGATATGGTAGCCGCCCACCTCAACGTTACGACGGGAATACCCGGCCCTATTGCGCAAGGACGGGTGATTTTGTACCGCAACAACGGCCTGGGCACCTTCGCCAGCGGCCAGACGATTGCGAGTCTTTCCAACCCAGGCCGCATAAGCCTCGGCGACCTCGACGGCGACAACGACCTCGACCTGCTGACCACCTACATCGGTTTTCGCTTCGACCCACCGACTGTCAGTATAAACCTCAACAACGGCAACGGCACCCTCACAACCGTTAGTGCCAAACCCTACAACCCAGGCATTGCGAACACCGTGCTGGGCGACGTGGACGGCGACGGCGACCTGGACTTTCTGACCAGCACCGTTTATTTCAACCAGAATACGCCAACGCTCACCAGCGTGACCCCGGCCACCGCGCCAGCTGGCACCACAGTCGTCATCCGGGGCAAGGACTTGCGCCAAACTATCGAACTGACGCTAAATGGCGTGTCGGTGCCAGGTTTCGTCATCAACTCCGATGCGCAGATTACGTTCGTGGTACCAACGTACGCTACTACTGGCCCCCTCACCGTCAGAACGTCGGTGGGTAGCACTAGCCTAGCCTTCACCGTGACGCCGCCCGACCTAGCCGCGACAAGCTTTATTCCCGCTCGAAATGCGCGGGCAGCTGACCGAAGCACCGATGTGGGCGTCACGTTCTCGAAGCTGATTCGCAACAACGCCGCGGGCCTAGGTGCGCTGAAGATATTTAGCCAGCAAGCGGGCGGCTTGAAGGCAGGTACGCCGCTGATCAGCAACAGCTTTCTCGTATTCAATCCTACCACCGACTTCAAAGCGGGCGAAACGGTGTCGGCGACGTTGGCCCGGTCCGTGGAAGGTCGCAACGACGAGCGCCTAGGTGCCGGGCAAGTGTTTCAGTTTACCACGACCACGGCGCGCAGCTCGGTCTTGTTTACCAGCGCGCCGAGCGTGGCGCTAGTAAACCCCTACGGCGCGACGCAGGGCGACGTGGACAACGACGGCGACCTAGACCTCCTAACCGTTGATAACCTCAGTGGCACAGTGACCATTCGCGTGCGGCTGAACGCGGGCAACGGTACCTTCACCAACGGGCAAACGGTGACCTTCTCGGAAACCTCGTACCTGAGCCAAACCAACACGCTGCTCGGCGACGTGGACAATGACGGCGACCTCGACCTCGTGACTAGCGCCGGCGTGTTCCTCAACAACAATGGCGTATTTGCGAGCACTCCGCAAGGCGACACCGGCAACATTGCTCTCGGCGACCTAGATGCTGACGGCGACCTTGACTTAGTTGGTTCAAGCCTAGCGGCAGTTACGATACCAGGCCCTATCACGTACACGATCCGCACGGCGTTGGTGCGCCTGAACAACGGCAACGGCACCTTCACCCAAACGCAGCAGCTTACCGTGGGCAGCAGCGACAACAACCCGCCCACCTTCTCGCTGTTGAAGGACATGAACAACGACGGCGCCCTCGACCTGATCATCTCCAATACTTCCGCCAACCCTATTACCACCAGGCTGCACCTGAATAATGGCTTTGGTACTTTCGACCCGGGCGGTCAGCAGCTGTCCATTAGCAACCCAGCCGTGGGCGACGTGGATGGCGACGGTGACCTCGACTTGGTCGGCACTTTCGACACCACGCCCACCGTATTGCTCAACAATGGTCGGGGCACCTTTGGCCCTGGGGTCGCCGTGGACCTAGGTGCTGGCTTCACCCCTTCTACCCTCGGCGACGTGGATGGCGACGGCGACCTGGACCTGTTTGTGGTGAGTATCACGCAAGCTGGCGTTCGCCTGAACAACGGCACAGGCAGCTTCAGTGGTGCGCTCAACTTCTCGCTGAATGCAAGCCCCCGCACCCTCTCCACCGCCGACCTCGATGGCGACGGCACCCTCGATTTTGTCACGGTCAGCTACAACAGCGCCACTACCAGCGGCATCGCGAGTGTGTACTTGAACAACCACTCCATTCCGACGGCGACCCTGCCGGCTCACCTCGCCGAGCAGATCAGCTTGTACCCGAATCCGGCGCACTCGGCCGTGCAGCTGCGCCTACCTGCCGCCCTAGCCCGGCAGCCGCTCCAGCTTCAGGTGCTGAACACGCTGGGGCAAGTAGTAGTGGATCAAACGCTACCCGCCCAGCCTGCTACCGAAGTGGCACTTCCGCAGCTCCCAGCCGGCGTATATAATGTGCGACTCAACACCAGCCAGGGCCTGGTGGTGAAGCGCTTGCTGGTGCACTAGTTTCTGAGCACAAAGCTAGCTTCCACGAAAAAGAGCCGACTGCATTAGTCGGCTCTTTTTGTTTGGTTTTCAACGGGAACCAACGTCACTTGTTCGCCTCGTCATAGCCTTGTGCCTCGCCCCTAGTCCAAGGCTAGGTTTTCTCAGCCCCCGGCCCACGCTTGCCAGTGACGTCAGCCGCCACGAAGTAGAAATCAAAAATTATACTTTTCAATTATTACATAACTATAAAATGCTAATATATAGCATTTTATTTCAAATAATCCTATGTTTGCCAGTGCCTCAAACGGGATGAGGTGTGCAGTTGAAGAGAGGCATTGTCTACTTCCTTTCCACCCTTATTCCTGTTCTGTTTATGTTATTATCTTCTATTCCTCTACCGCACTTAGCGGCTAGGAGGCTTACGGCCCGATTCCCACATTTGCTGGGCGCCGGGCTGATGCTGCTCCTAGGACAGGCCGAAATGGTCCATGCCCAAGCCCCTACTATCACGTCTTTGGCGCCGGCGCGCAATGCTTTCGCGGCTTCTCGCACCACCACTGTAACAGCTAGCTTCGACCAGCCGCTGAGCAACACCTCTGCTACGCAACAAGCCTTACAGGTACTCAGCCAGACGAGTGGGCGCCGCAAAGTGGGCACAACTACCGTGAGCGGCAACACGCTCACGTTTGACCCCATTACCGACTTCTTGGCCGGCGAAAAAGTCGTTGCTACGGTCACCAGCGCGGTGCAGAGCAGCAGCGGACAAGCACTGGCCAAGCCGCAGACCTACCAGTTTACCACGGCTACGGCCCCCAGCAGCGGCACGTTCCGTAAGGGCGCCGAGCTGCCGGAGGTCAGTGGCGCCACCCAGACGGCTGATGTCGACGGGGACGGCGACCTAGATCTACTCACGCTAACCGGCAGTGCCGTGCAAGTGAGTCTCAATAATGGCAGCGCCACCTTCAGCAGCGGTCAGCTTGTGTCCTTGGCGGTCAGCACTGGCACGCCCACCCAGTTTGCCATCGGCGACCTCGACGGCGACGGCGACGCGGACTTTGCGGTGGTGAACTCCGGCGCCTTTAGCACCATCGCGGTGTTCCTCAACAATGGCAGCGGCGCGTTCACGGCGGGGCAAGTCCTTGGCAACACGGCCGGGGGCCTCGCCAACAACCTCAATACCATTGCCCTCGCCGACCTCAACGCCGACGGTGACCTAGACATCGTGACGGCCAACAGTCCTGCGGGTCGCATCGGCTCGGTGCACTTGTTCCTGAATGCGGGCAACGCTACTTTCACCCGAGATGCGGCCGTGGGCAGTGGGGTGAACAACTCCTTTGCCCTGGGCGATATCGACAATGACGGCGACGTGGACATCATCACCTCCAACTTCGCTTTCTTTACCAACTCGCCCCTTGTGCAGGTGTTTCTGAACGATGGAGCGGGGGTGTTTAGCTACGGCCAGCAAATCACGGGGGCTAGTGGCGCTGGACTCCTAGATTTCGATGGCGACGGCGATTTGGACTTGCAAACCAGCTACGAAGGCAAGAATGTGCTGCTGAACGAAGGTGGCACCTTCAACAAGACGGCCGGGATTACGGCCCCAACCGTGGTGGCCGCCGGCGACGTCGATGGCGATGGGGACCAAGATCTGCTTTCGTCGCAGAGCGGCAACGACTCGCTGCTGGTGCTGCTCAACAACGGCCAGGGCCAGTACGCGCAGAGCCCCACGGCGGGTAAGCTACCTAGGTACAGCGCCTTAGCAGACCTAGACCAAGATGGCGACCTAGATGTCTACACGTTTGCGGGCCCGGTGAGCGTGTGGCTGAACCAGCCGCTGCCCTCTTCGCTGGTGGTTACGGCGCTTTCGCCGCCCCGCAATGCTGTGGCTGCCCCACGCCCGTCGAATGTGGCCGTTACGTTCGATCAGCCGCTCAGCAACAATGCCGCGACCCTAGGTGCTTTGAAGATATTTAGCCAACAAGCGGGCGGCAAAAAAGCGGGTATTGCTACCGTGATCGGCAACACGCTCACATTTGACCCTAGCACTGATTTTAAGCCGGGCGAAAAGGTATTTGCCACTATCACGGCGGCGGCGCAGAGTAGCAGTGGCGCTAGCTTAGCCAAACCCCAGGTGTTTCGGTTCACCACGGCCACCA
This Hymenobacter sp. GOD-10R DNA region includes the following protein-coding sequences:
- a CDS encoding FG-GAP-like repeat-containing protein; the encoded protein is MSSKFTFSPRSAWASAPARLIDGALASLLLLMLGGSAQAQAPVVTSLAPTRNALAAPRTASVTATFNQPLSNTASTQQALRVFSQQAGGKKAGTAALSGNTLTFDPSTDFKAGEKVTATITAAVQSSSGQNLASGHVFQFTTATAPSSATFFNQQVNLLGSNISPVLGDVDGDGDLDVVGGSGVRLNTDGLGTFGDNQPLPTPAAYALALGDVDADGDLDLLTVNNNAAGTVSVRLNNGSGTFSGSQEVSVGSYPGSVVLGDLDGDGDLDLLTTSNATNSTGSSSVSVRLNNGSGVFSGNQEISTSSLARTALGDVDGDGDLDLVLALYNSSVASVVQVRLNDGTGAFGTGPTAPLEPAIFQLLLEDMDGDGDLDMVAAHLNVTTGIPGPIAQGRVILYRNNGLGTFASGQTIASLSNPGRISLGDLDGDNDLDLLTTYIGFRFDPPTVSINLNNGNGTLTTVSAKPYNPGIANTVLGDVDGDGDLDFLTSTVYFNQNTPTLTSVTPATAPAGTTVVIRGKDLRQTIELTLNGVSVPGFVINSDAQITFVVPTYATTGPLTVRTSVGSTSLAFTVTPPDLAATSFIPARNARAADRSTDVGVTFSKLIRNNAAGLGALKIFSQQAGGLKAGTPLISNSFLVFNPTTDFKAGETVSATLARSVEGRNDERLGAGQVFQFTTTTARSSVLFTSAPSVALVNPYGATQGDVDNDGDLDLLTVDNLSGTVTIRVRLNAGNGTFTNGQTVTFSETSYLSQTNTLLGDVDNDGDLDLVTSAGVFLNNNGVFASTPQGDTGNIALGDLDADGDLDLVGSSLAAVTIPGPITYTIRTALVRLNNGNGTFTQTQQLTVGSSDNNPPTFSLLKDMNNDGALDLIISNTSANPITTRLHLNNGFGTFDPGGQQLSISNPAVGDVDGDGDLDLVGTFDTTPTVLLNNGRGTFGPGVAVDLGAGFTPSTLGDVDGDGDLDLFVVSITQAGVRLNNGTGSFSGALNFSLNASPRTLSTADLDGDGTLDFVTVSYNSATTSGIASVYLNNHSIPTATLPAHLAEQISLYPNPAHSAVQLRLPAALARQPLQLQVLNTLGQVVVDQTLPAQPATEVALPQLPAGVYNVRLNTSQGLVVKRLLVH